One part of the Microtus ochrogaster isolate Prairie Vole_2 chromosome 16, MicOch1.0, whole genome shotgun sequence genome encodes these proteins:
- the LOC101999161 gene encoding tubulin beta-2B chain → MREIVHIQAGQCGNQIGAKFWEVISDEHGIDPTGSYHGDSDLQLERINVYYNEATGNKYVPRAILVDLEPGTMDSVRSGPFGQIFRPDNFVFGQSGAGNNWAKGHYTEGAELVDSVLDVVRKESESCDCLQGFQLTHSLGGGTGSGMGTLLISKIREEYPDRIMNTFSVMPSPKVSDTVVEPYNATLSVHQLVENTDETYCIDNEALYDICFRTLKLTTPTYGDLNHLVSATMSGVTTCLRFPGQLNADLRKLAVNMVPFPRLHFFMPGFAPLTSRGSQQYRALTVPELTQQMFDSKNMMAACDPRHGRYLTVAAIFRGRMSMKEVDEQMLNVQNKNSSYFVEWIPNNVKTAVCDIPPRGLKMSATFIGNSTAIQELFKRISEQFTAMFRRKAFLHWYTGEGMDEMEFTEAESNMNDLVSEYQQYQDATADEQGEFEEEEGEDEA, encoded by the exons ATGCGAGAGATCGTGCACATCCAGGCGGGGCAGTGCGGCAACCAGATCGGTGCTAAG TTTTGGGAGGTCATCAGTGATGAGCATGGTATCGACCCCACTGGCAGTTACCATGGAGACAGTGATTTGCAACTGGAAAGAATCAATGTCTACTACAATGAAGCCACTG GTAATAAATATGTACCTAGGGCCATCCTGGTGGACCTAGAGCCGGGCACAATGGACTCAGTCAGGTCTGGACCATTTGGGCAGATTTTCAGGCCAGACAACTTCGTGTTTG GCCAGAGTGGTGCAGGAAATAACTGGGCAAAGGGCCACTACACAGAGGGTGCTGAGCTGGTGGACTCCGTCCTGGATGTAGTGAGGAAGGAGTCTGAAAGCTGTGACTGTCTCCAGGGCTTCCAGCTGACCCACTCACTGGGGGGAGGCACAGGCTCAGGCATGGGGACCCTGCTCATCAGCAAGATCCGAGAGGAGTACCCAGACCGCATCATGAACACCTTCAGCGTCATGCCCTCACCCAAGGTCTCTGACACTGTGGTGGAGCCCTACAATGCCACCCTCTCCGTGCACCAGCTGGTGGAGAACACAGATGAAACCTACTGCATCGACAACGAGGCCCTGTATGACATCTGCTTCCGCACCCTCAAGCTGACCACACCCACATATGGCGACCTCAACCACCTGGTATCAGCCACCATGAGCGGGGTGACCACCTGCCTGCGCTTCCCAGGCCAGCTGAATGCAGATCTGCGCAAGCTGGCTGTGAACATGGTGCCCTTCCCACGCCTGCACTTCTTCATGCCAGGCTTCGCACCCCTGACCAGCAGGGGCAGCCAGCAGTACCGGGCCCTGACAGTGCCTGAGCTCACTCAGCAGATGTTCGACTCCAAGAATATGATGGCCGCCTGTGACCCGCGCCATGGCCGCTACCTGACCGTGGCTGCCATCTTCCGGGGCCGCATGTCCATGAAGGAGGTGGACGAGCAGATGCTCAATGTGCAGAACAAGAACAGCAGCTACTTCGTGGAATGGATCCCCAACAACGTCAAGACGGCCGTGTGTGACATCCCTCCCCGGGGCCTCAAGATGTCTGCCACCTTCATTGGCAACAGCACCGCCATCCAGGAGCTGTTCAAGCGCATCTCGGAGCAGTTCACTGCCATGTTCCGGCGCAAGGCTTTCCTGCACTGGTACACGGGCGAAGGCATGGACGAGATGGAGTTCACCGAGGCAGAGAGCAACATGAACGACCTGGTGTCTGAGTACCAGCAGTACCAGGATGCCACTGCAGATGAGCAGGGCGAGTtcgaggaggaggagggagaggatgaggcTTGA